The window GGCGGGTCCGTGCCGCTCCAGCCGGTCGAGCAGCAGATAGGCGGCCCGGTCCAGTACGCCCACCCCGTCGGAGCTGCGGACCTGTTCCATGCGCCGGGCGAACACCGCCAGCTGGTACTGGAGTTGGGCGTGCAGGGGGTCGGTGCGGTCGGTGGCCTGGGGCGAGGTCGTCGTCATCGCGGCTCACGATCGTCGTGCGGTGAGGGAGGCTCAGGACCAGCAGCGTACGCGGGCCGGGCGGGCCCGGGAACAGTGCCGACATCCCGGGTTGGCACTCCCGCCCGCCGTAGGCTGGCGCCATGCACAGCTGGCCGATCACCATCGACGATGTCCGCGGCGCCCAGAAGATGCTCGCCGGGGTCGCCCGGGTGACACCGATGGAGGGCAGCCGGCACCTGTCCGCGCTGATCGGCGCGCCGGTCCACCTGAAGTGCGAGAACCTCCAGCGCACCGGTTCGTTCAAGCTGCGCGGGGCGTACGTGCGGATCGCGGGGCTCTCGCCGGTGCAGCGGGCCGGCGGGGTGGTCGCGGCGAGCGCCGGGAACCACGCCCAGGGCGTGGCGCTGGCGGCCGCGCTGCTCGGGGTCCGCTCGACGGTCTTCATGCCGGTGGCCGCGCCGCTGCCCAAGGTCGCGGCGACCCGCGAGTACGGCGCCGAGGTCCGGCTGTCCGGTGCCACGGTGGACGAGGCGCTGCGGGCCGCGCAGCGCTACTCGGAGGCGACCGGCGCGGTCTTCATCCACCCCTTCGACCACTGGGACGTGGTCACCGGCCAGGCCACCGTCGGCCTGGAGATCCTGGAGCAGTGCCCGGAGGTGCGCACCATCCTGGTCGGGGTGGGCGGCGGCGGGCTGCTGGCCGGGATCGCGGCGGCGGTGAAGCCGATCCGCCCGGACGTGCGGGTGATCGGGGTGCAGGCGGCCGCCGCGGCCGCGTACCCACCCTCGCTGGCGGCGGGTAGGCCGGTGACGCTGGAGCGCTACGCCACCATGGCGGACGGGATCATGGTCGGCCGGCCCGGGGACATCCCGTTCGAGGTGATCAACGCCCTGGCGGACGGTGTGCGGACGGTCTCCGAGGACTCCCTCTCGCGGGCCCTGCTGCTCGGCCTGGAGCGGCTGAAGCTGGTGGTGGAGCCGGCCGGGGCGAGCCCGGTGGCGGCCCTGCTGGAGCAGCCGGAGTCCTTCGAGGGCCCGGTGGTGGCGGTGCTCTCGGGCGGCAACATCGACCCGCAGCTGATGCAGCGGGTGCTGCGGCACGGCCTGGCGGCGGCCGGGCGCTACCTGTCGCTGCGGGTGCGGCTGGCGGACCGGCCGGGCGCGCTGGCGGACCTGCTCGGGGTGCTCACCCGGGTGGACGCGAACGTGCTGGACGTGGCGCACGTGCGGATCGACCCGCAGCTCGGGCTGACCGAGGTCGAGGTGGACCTCCATCTGGAGACCAAGGGGCCCGAGCACTGCGCGGCGGTGCTCGGGGAGCTGCGCGAAGCCGGGTACGTCGTCTCGCACTGAGCGAGCGCGCCCGGCGCCGGGCGCTTCCGGGGCCCCTCGGAGCGACGGCCGAGTCGCCCGCCCGGCGAGGACCGAGTCGCCCGCCCGCCCGCATTCGGGGCAGAGTGGGACAGACCACTGGAATTCGCCCAAGCGACAGCGCCCCTATCGTCCGAGGAGATGAGGCAGGCCATGGCGCCAGCCATCCAAGCCGAGAACCTGGTGAAGACCTTCGGTGACGTACGAGCCCTGGACGGCGTCAGTCTCGACGTTCCCGAGGGCACGGTGCTGGGGCTGCTCGGCCCGAACGGAGCCGGCAAGACCACCACCGTGCGCGTCCTCACCACCCTGCTCCGGCCCGATTCCGGCCGTGCGGTGGTCGCCGGGGTCGACGTCCTGAAACACCCCAACCAGGTGCGCAGCCTGATCGGCCTCTCCGGCCAGTACGCCGCCGTCGACGAGTACCTCACCGGGTTCGAGAACCTGCAGATGGTCGGCGAGCTGTACCAGATGACCGGCCGGGCGGCGAAGGCCCGGGCGCTGGAGCTGCTGGAGTGGTTCAACCTCTCCGAGGCCAGGGACCGCACCGCCAAGACCTACTCCGGCGGCATGCGGCGCCGGCTCGACCTGGCCGCCGCGCTGGTCGTCCGGCCGCCGGTGATGTTCCTGGACGAGCCGACCACCGGACTCGACCCGCGCAACCGGCTGGCCCTCTGGGAGGTCATCGAGACCCTGGTCGAGCAGGGCACCACCCTGCTGCTCACCACCCAGTACCTGGAGGAGGCGGACCGCCTCGCCCACGACATCGCCGTGGTCGACCACGGCCGGGTGATCGCCCGCGGCACCGCCGACCAGCTCAAGGCGCAGATCGGCGGCGAGCGGATCGAGGTCGTGGTGCACCGCGCCGACCTCGTCGCCGAGGCCGTCGAGGCGCTGTCCGAGTACGCCAAGGGCGATCCGGCGGTGGAGAAGAACACCCGCCGGATCACCGTGCCGGTCAGCGGTGGCGCGCGAGTGCTCGCCGACGCCATCCGCGAGCTGGACGCCCGCTCCATCGAGATCGACGACATCGGCCTGCGCCGCCCGACCCTGGACGACGTCTTCCTCTCGCTCACCGGCCACGTCACGGCGGCCGAGGACGAGGAGGGCGGCGCCGCCGGCAAGGGCCGGGGCAAGGGGCACGGCGGGCACGGCGGGGGCCGGGCCGGCGGGGACGGCCAGGACCCGGACCAGCAGGCCGTCCCCGCCGGAAAGGAACGGTGAGATGACCACTGCCACCGAGCACGCCATCGGCGGGGCGGTACCCAAGCAGCGCCGGGGCGCGGCGGCCACCCTGCACGACTCCTGGGTGGTCGCCCGGCGCAACCTGCGCCGGATGACCCGGATCCCCGAGATCGTGGTCTTCGGACTGATGCAGCCCGTGATGTTCGTGCTGCTGTTCTCCTACGTCATGGGCGGGGCGATCCAGATCCCCGGGACGCAGGCCAGCTCCGACTCGTACATCCAGTTCCTGATGGCCGGCATCTTCGCCCAGACGGTCACCTTCGCGACGGCCGGTGCCTCCGCCGGCATCGCGGAGGACATGACCAAGGGGCTGGTCGACCGCTTCCGCTCGCTGCCGATGGCCCGCTCGGCGGTGCTGGTCGGCCGGACCCTGGCCGACCTCTGCCAGACCGCCTTCACCCTGGTGGTGCTGGCGGTGGTGGCGCTGCTGGTCGGCTGGCGGATCCACGAG of the Kitasatospora sp. NBC_01246 genome contains:
- the ilvA gene encoding threonine ammonia-lyase; this encodes MHSWPITIDDVRGAQKMLAGVARVTPMEGSRHLSALIGAPVHLKCENLQRTGSFKLRGAYVRIAGLSPVQRAGGVVAASAGNHAQGVALAAALLGVRSTVFMPVAAPLPKVAATREYGAEVRLSGATVDEALRAAQRYSEATGAVFIHPFDHWDVVTGQATVGLEILEQCPEVRTILVGVGGGGLLAGIAAAVKPIRPDVRVIGVQAAAAAAYPPSLAAGRPVTLERYATMADGIMVGRPGDIPFEVINALADGVRTVSEDSLSRALLLGLERLKLVVEPAGASPVAALLEQPESFEGPVVAVLSGGNIDPQLMQRVLRHGLAAAGRYLSLRVRLADRPGALADLLGVLTRVDANVLDVAHVRIDPQLGLTEVEVDLHLETKGPEHCAAVLGELREAGYVVSH
- a CDS encoding ABC transporter permease → MTTATEHAIGGAVPKQRRGAAATLHDSWVVARRNLRRMTRIPEIVVFGLMQPVMFVLLFSYVMGGAIQIPGTQASSDSYIQFLMAGIFAQTVTFATAGASAGIAEDMTKGLVDRFRSLPMARSAVLVGRTLADLCQTAFTLVVLAVVALLVGWRIHEGVPKALAAFGLLLLLGYAFSWIGALIGLSVRSPEAATSAGLIWLFPLTFISNAFVPISSMPGWLQGIAYWNPFSATVQACRNLFGNQVGPVDSAWPMQHAELMSVLWSVLITAVFSWLSVRKYRSASG
- a CDS encoding ATP-binding cassette domain-containing protein, coding for MAPAIQAENLVKTFGDVRALDGVSLDVPEGTVLGLLGPNGAGKTTTVRVLTTLLRPDSGRAVVAGVDVLKHPNQVRSLIGLSGQYAAVDEYLTGFENLQMVGELYQMTGRAAKARALELLEWFNLSEARDRTAKTYSGGMRRRLDLAAALVVRPPVMFLDEPTTGLDPRNRLALWEVIETLVEQGTTLLLTTQYLEEADRLAHDIAVVDHGRVIARGTADQLKAQIGGERIEVVVHRADLVAEAVEALSEYAKGDPAVEKNTRRITVPVSGGARVLADAIRELDARSIEIDDIGLRRPTLDDVFLSLTGHVTAAEDEEGGAAGKGRGKGHGGHGGGRAGGDGQDPDQQAVPAGKER